A window of the Kiloniellales bacterium genome harbors these coding sequences:
- a CDS encoding ureidoglycolate hydrolase, translating to MTSFDIPLRRATAESLSGYGELVSDPEARPVEIVPWPAPGRRPLDPGTGDQGGTTEGIFEFWWSGDVLEGRNNAVDDQYVLGWTRNPEAASREEATVPRSQVLLWHANYHPDGGQLFFPLD from the coding sequence ATGACGAGCTTCGATATCCCGCTGCGCCGCGCGACGGCGGAATCACTCAGCGGCTACGGCGAGCTGGTCTCGGATCCCGAGGCGCGGCCGGTCGAGATCGTGCCCTGGCCGGCGCCGGGGCGGCGGCCGCTCGATCCGGGGACGGGCGACCAGGGCGGCACCACCGAGGGGATCTTCGAGTTCTGGTGGTCCGGCGACGTGCTGGAAGGGCGCAACAACGCCGTGGACGACCAGTACGTCCTGGGGTGGACCCGGAATCCCGAGGCGGCCTCGCGGGAAGAGGCCACCGTGCCTCGGTCGCAGGTCCTGTTGTGGCACGCGAACTACCATCCCGACGGCGGCCAGCTCTTCTTCCCTCTCGAC